The genomic stretch CGTACCCTCGACGACGCGCCGGACCTCGGCGTCCCCGCCTGCGTCGAGGACGTCGTCGCGGCGGAGAGGTGGGCCCGGGAGCACGCCCGGGGAGTCATCGCGGGAGGCTGACACTGAGCGGGATCCTGCTGACCGTTCTCGGGATCATCGCCTTCGCGATCGGCCTGCTGTTCTCCATCGCGTTCCACGAGCTCGGCCACTTCTTCTGGGCCCGCAGGTTCGGCATGCGGGTGCCCCAGTTCATGGTCGGGTTCGGGCCGACGATCTTCTCCCGGACCCGCGGCGAGACCGAGTACGGCCTCAAGGCCATCCCGCTCGGCGGCTACATCCGCATCGTCGGCATGATCCCGCCGGCCGAGGAGGGCGAGAGCAAGCGCGCCACCCGCATGCGCAGCTTCATCGCCGAGGTGCGCGGCCAGGCGCTCAACGACGTGCGCCCCGGCGACGAGGGCCGGGTGTTCTACGCCAAGCCCTGGTGGCAGCGGGTCATCGTCATGTTCGCCGGCCCCTTCCACAACCTGGTGCTGGCGGTCCTGTTCTTCGCGATCACCCTCACCGCGGTCGGCACCAGCGTCTTCAGCACCCGGATCGACGACGTCCCGGCGTGCGTGCTCCCGGCCGGCGCGGCGACCACCGAGGAGCGGGACCCCTGCGCCATCCCGATCACCCCGGCGGGCGAGGTCTGCGCGCCCGGGTCGGACGGCTGCGCGCTCCCGCTGCGCAGCCCCGCCGCCGAGGCCGGCCTGCGGCCGGGGGACACGATCGTCGCCATCGCCGGCGCGCCGCTGGAGCCGACGGCCTACGACAGCTGGACGGCGGTGCAGGAGGCGATCCGCAGCAGCCCGGGCACCCCGCTGGACCTGACGATCGAGCGGGACGGCGAGCGCCGTGAGCTGACGGTCACGCCCATCCCCAACACCGTCTACGCCGAGCCCGGCAGCGACGAGACCACGACCGCCGGCTTCCTCGGCATCAGCCCGTCCCCGACCCTCGCGCGGCAGGACGTGGGCGCGCTCCCCGGTTACTTCGGGATGATCGTGACCAACTCCGTCGAGCGGCTGATCGAGATCCCGCAGCGGATCCCCCAGCTCTTCCGGGCCACGTTCCTCGGCGAGGAGCGGGACCGGAACGGCCCGATCGGGGTGGTCGGCGTCGGCCGCATCTCCGGCGAGGCGTTCGCGCTGCCGCAGCTCACCGGCATGGAGAAGATCAGCTTCTTCCTGAGCATGCTGGCCAGCGTCAACCTCGTGCTGTTCCTGTTCAACCTGCTGCCGATCTACCCGCTGGACGGCGGGCACGTGGCCGGTGCGCTGTACGAGAAGGCACGGTCGACCGTGGCGCGCCTGCGCGGACGGCCCGACCCCGGTCCGTTCGACATCGCCCGCCTGATGCCGGTCGCCTACCTGGTGGCGGGTGTCTTCATCGCCCTGTCGGCGCTGCTGTTGATCGCCGACATCGTCAACCCCATCACGCTGGGCTGAACTGCTCCGGCTCTCGATCGGGAGCGATCGCGGCGACGACCGGCAGACCGGCCCACGTGCGCACGGCGCCGAGCGCCTCCCCGGCTCGTAGTAGTACGACCAGGGCTGCCGGGTGACCGAGCGGCCGATCGCCTCGAGGTGCGGCCGCGCGGCGTCGCGGTCCTCGGCCAGCCAGAAGACGTACGCGGCGAGGTTGTGACCGAAGAGCCGTCCCGCCGGGTGGGGGCCGCCGGCCAGCCAGCGGTCGGTGGCCGTGCGCAGTTCGGCGCGGGTCGCCGCGGCGGTCATGTGCCGGGCGGCGGCGATCGGTCCGCCGCGGCCGTCGGTCAGCTCCGCGTGGTGCTCGACGTGCGCCATGAGCGGCAGCAGGCACGTGCCCGACCCCTCCGGCGCCGCCGCGGCCAGCTCGCGGGCGGCTTCGAACATCGTCTCCGTGGTGCCCCGCCACTTCGGGCACAAGGCCTGGAGGACGGCGAAGGAGCCGTGCACGTGGTGCGGCGCGCGGTCGAACAGGCCCTCGACCCGTCGGTCGAACTCCTGCTGCGGAACGTCCTGGCCCCGGGCGATTTCCACCATCGTCACCCACGGCGTCGGGTCGCCGGGGTCCAGTTCCACCGCGCGCCGCGCCACGCGCTCGGCCTCGTCCAGGCCGCCGGCGAAGGCCGCGAACTGCTCCGCCGACGTGGCGTGCGCCTGGGCGGAGCCCCGGGCCGCCCAGGCCCGCTGCATCGCCATCTCCGCAGCGACCGCCGTGGGCAGCGCGTCGTGGGGACCCGCGGCATGCCACTCGTCGACCCACCGCGCGCCGTCCAGCGACTCCGCGGTCAGGATCCGGATGCGATCCATCCGCACGTCGGCGTCCCGCGTCGCCGACAGCAGCGCCGCGGCCGGGCGCCAGTCGCCGTCCCGAGCGGCGACGAGGGCCGCGCGGAGGTCCACGTCGTCACCGACGGGGTCCACCGCCACGACGTCGTCGGGCTGCACGATCCCGTCCACGCCGGTGTGCCAGCCCACGAGTCGTCCGGCATGACGGACGACACGGGACGCGGTGCCCGCCGCCCAGAACGCGGCCGCCCCGACGGCGATCAGCACCGGACGACCGACGTCCAGGGACTCCATCCGGGCGTGCACGAGGCCGCCCACCGCGACCAGGACGGCGAGGTAGCCGACGACCAGCCCGAGGAGCCTGGCCGCCGCGGGCGGGAGGAGCATCGGCGGCTCCGGACGGACGCCCAGCAGACTCCCCAGCCGGCTCCATCCGGCGAGGTAGAGGACCAGGGCGGCGGCGGCGACGTAGCCGGCGGTGACGGCGAGGCCGACACCGGTCGATTCGAGGGTCACGGGCCGCGAGGGTAGGTGCGCGGCGGGAGGAGCTCACCCGACCGGGCCGGACGCGCCGCGTCCCTCACCAGCCACGTCACACCCGTGTCACCGGCATCGCCGTCGGCGAGCGGGGATACTGGCTGCCATGGCGATCCCCGTCGGCCTCGGCATGCCCACCGCCCCCCGCCCGTGCTCGCCCCGCGGCGCAGGACCCGCCAGCTGGACGTCGGCGGTGTGGGGGTCGGCAGCGACTTCCCGGTGAGCGTCCAGTCGATGACGACGACGAAGACCGCCGACATCAACGCCACGCTCCAGCAGATCGCCGAGCTGACCGCCGCGGGCTGCCAGATCGTGCGGGTCGCCGTCCCGGACACCGACGACGCCGAGGCGCTGCCGCCATCGCGAGGAAGTCGCAGATCCCGGTCATCGCCGACATCCACTTCCAGCCGCGCTACGTGTTCGCCGCGATCGACGCCGGATGCGCCGCCGTGCGCGTGAACCCGGGCAACATCAAGAAGTTCGACGACAAGGTCGGCGACATCGCGAAGGCGGCCAGGGACGCCGGCGTCCCGATCCGCATCGGCGTCAACGCCGGCTCGCTGGACAAGCGGCTGCTGGCCAAGTACGGCAAGGCCACCCCGGAGGCGCTGGTCGAGTCGGCGCTGTGGGAGTGCTCCCTGTTCGAGGAGCACGACTTCCGCGACATCAAGATCTCGGTCAAGCACAACGACCCGGTGGTCATGGTCCGGGCCTACGAGCTGCTGGCCGCCCAGTGCGACTACCCGCTGCACCTCGGCGTCACCGAGGCCGGCCCCGCGTTCCAGGGCACCATCAAGTCGGCCGTCGCCTTCGGTGCCCTGCTGAGCAAGGGCATCGGCGACACGATCCGCGTCTCGCTGTCGGCGCCTCCGGTCGAGGAGGTCAAGGTCGGCACGCAGATCCTCGAGTCGCTCAACCTCCGCCAGCGCGGCCTGGAGATCGTCAGCTGCCCGTCGTGCGGCCGGGCGCAGGTGGACGTCTACAAGCTCGCCGAGGAGGTCACCGCCGGCCTGGAGGGCATGGAGGTGCCGCTGCGGGTGGCGGTCATGGGCTGCGTCGTGAACGGTCCCGGCGAGGCCCGCGAGGCCGACCTCGGGGTCGCCTCGGGCAACGGCAAGGGCCAGATCTTCGTGCGCGGCGAGGTGATCAAGACGGTTCCGGAGTCGCAGATCGTCGAGACGCTCATCGAGGAGGCCATGCGCATCGCCGACGAGCAGGTAGCGAACGGGGCACCTTCCGGGGCGCCCGTCGTCAGCGTTCGCTGACCTCCCGCGCACCCGTGCTCCGGACGCCCACCGCCCGGGTCCTCGACGAGGCGGACGAGCCGGCGGTGCACCGCCTGCTGGCCTCCGATCCGGTGGGCGCGTGCGTGCTGGCCGGGCGGGTCGAGGCCGCCGGCACCGCCCCCTCCTCGCTGGGGGCCCCGCTGTGGGGGGTGGGCAGCGGCCGGCAGCTCGACGCGGTCTGCCTGGCGGGGGCGAACCTCATCCCGTTCGCCGTCCCCGGCGCCGAACGGCGTGCCGCGGCCGCGTTCGCCGAGCGGGCTCGCCGGGCCGGCCGGCGCTGCTCGACGATCGTCGGGCCGGCCGCTTCGGTCGCGCCGCTCTGGGAGCTCCTGGCCCCGTACTGGGGCCCGGCCCGTGACCATCGCCCCCGTCAGCCGCTGCTCGCCATCGACGGTCCCCCCGCCGTGCCGCCCGAGCCCCGGGTGCGCCCGGTCCGCCTCGACGAGCTCGACATCCTGCTCCCCGCCGCCGTGGCCATGTTCACCGAGGAGGTGGGCGTCAGCCCGCTGCGCGTCGACGGCGGCACCGGCTACCGGGCGCGCGTGTCGGAACTCGTCCGCGGCGGTCACTCCGTCGCCTGGATCGAGAACGGAGAGGTGCTCTTCAAGGCCGAGATCGGTGCGGTCTCCCGCGCGGCGTGCCAGGTGCAGGGAGTCTGGGTGGCTCCGGCCCACCGCGGCCGTGGCATCGGCACGGTCGGCACCGCCGCGGTCGTCGAGTACGCCCGCCGGTCGATCGCCCCCGTGGTCAGCCTCTACGTCAACGACTTCAACGCCCCGGCCCGCGCCGCCTACCGCCGCGTGGGCTTCCGGGAGGTCGGCCGCTTCGCCAGCGTGCTGTTCTGAGGGACGGTTACTGAACCAGGGCGACCGGCGTGCCACCCTGTCGGCGTGCGGACGAGACGCGGCGCAGCCCTGGCCACAGCCCTCCTGGCCGGCCTGCCGGTGGTCAGTGCCTGTTCCGGCAGCAGCGAGGACGACGTCCGCGCGGTGGCCCAGGGTTTCCTGGACGCCTGGGCGGACGGCGACGAGGCGGGCGCCGCGCAGGCGACGACCGATCCCGAGGCGGTCACCGCCCTGCTCGAGCAGACCGCGACCGACCTGCCCGGTGCCGCCCTGAACCCGGGGATCGGCGCGGTGACCGTCGACGACGCCACCGCGACGGTCACCTGGACGGCGACCTGGGACCTCGCCGCCGCCCCCGACTGGACCTACGAAGCGACCATGGAGCTGCGCGAGGAGGGCGACGACTGGCAGGTCGTCGCCGCACCCACACTCGTGCACCCGGAGCTCGGTGACGGACAGCACCTGGTGCTCAGCCGCACCCTGCCGGAGCGGGCGCAGGTCACCGACGCGGCCGGAGCTCCGCTGTTCACGCCGACCGAGGTGGTCAACGTCGGCGTCGACCCGGCCCAGGTCACCGACCTGCCCGCGCTGGCGCAGGCGCTGGGCTCGGCCACCGGCATCGCGCCGGAGGACATCGTCGCCGACGTCCAGGCCGCGCCGGCCGGTCAGTTCGTGCCGGTCATCACCCTGCGGCGGCCGCAGTTCGAGGCGATCCGCGCCGAGGTGTTCGAGCTGCCGGGGGCGGTGTTCCCGACCGAGACCCGGCTGCTGGCTCCCACGCCACGCTTCGCCGCGGCCCTGCTCGGCCGCATCGGCGAGGCCACGGCGGAGGTCATCGAGGAGACGACGGTGAACGGCGTGCCGCGGTACGCAGCCGGGGACCGGCTGGGCCTCTCGGGCCTCCAGCGCGCCTACCAGGAGCAGCTCGCAGGCACCGCCGGCTTCACCGTCTCGGTCGTCAGCAGCGACGAGAGCACGGGTGACGAGGGTGTGCAGCTCGAATCGGTGCCGCCGGAGCCGGGCACCCCCTGCAGACGCCCCTGGTGCGGGCGGTCCAGGCCGCGGCCGACGACGCGGCAGCCGCGCAGCCCCTGCCCACGCACGTCGTCGTGGTGCGCCCGGGCACCGGCGAGATCCTCGCGGTGTCGTCCAACGAGGCGGCCGACGCCAGCCTCGCGCTGGCCGGTCGGTTCCCGCCGGGCTCGAGCATGAAGATGATCACCGCCACCGCTCTGCTGGCCACCGGCGACTACACGCCCGACACCCCGCTGCCCTGTCCGGGCACGATCGTCGTGGACGGGCGCGAGTTCGAGAACCAGGACCGCTTCGACCTGGGCGTCGTCCCGTTCCGGGAGACCTTCGCCCAGTCGTGCAACACCACCTTCATCGAGCAGGCGCTCACGCTGCCCGGCAGCGCGCTCGCCGACACGGCGGCGGCCTACGGGGTCGGCACGGACTGGCAGTTGCCGGTGGACGTCTTCAGCGGCAGCGTCCCGGCAGACAGCACCGGCACGACGCGGGCCGCGAACGCGATCGGTCAGGGCGAGGTCCTCATGAGCCCCGCGCAGATGGCGCTGGTCGCCGGTGCGATCGCGAGCGGCACGCCGGCCGCCCCCGTCGAGGTCCTGGACGCCGAGGCCGCCGGGCCGACCCCGTCGGGCCCCGCGGCGCCGGTGCTCGAGGCGCTCCGGACCATGATGCGCCAGGTGGTGCTCACCGGAACGGCGCAGGCGCTGGCCCCCGGGGCGAGGTCTTCGGCAAGACGGGCACCGCGGAGTACGGCAGCAACGTGCCACCCGACGCGCACGGCTGGTTCGTGGGCTACCAGCTCGGCGGGCCGCAGGGTGACATCGCCTTCGCGGTGCTGGTCGAGGGCGGTCAGTCCAGCAGCGTCGCCGTCGGCGTCACCGACGCCTTCCTCGCCGGACTGGGCTGACTCTCAGGCGCCGCGCAGCCACGGGCGCCGACGCCGTCCCGTCGTGGCCCGGGTCTGACCGGGCAGGTCCAGCAGGTGACCGAGCCCCGTGCGGCTGGGCGTGCTCATCGGACTGTCCTTCCGACGGACGGGCGCGGAACCGGTCGCTCCGCTGTCGGCAGGGTGCGGCCGCGTCCTTGCGGGGGACTTGAGATCCACTGGAAGCGGAGGCGATCGACGCGGCGGCAGCTCAGCCCGCCGGGAGCCCCGGGAACGCGGTCGTGGCGGGGTTCTGGCCGGCCGTCGCCCGCCAGGTCACCGCCCGCACCTCGGCCGCGACGAGCGCGCCGACCGCGAACTCGCGGACGGCCCGGTCGACCGCCTGGTCGAGCACCCGCACCCACGCGGCCGCGACGCCGTCCTCCAGGACCACGGCGAGCGCCGCGGCATCGACCTCGGACAGCACCGGGAAGGGCAGGGCGTAGCCGCCCTCGGCCCCCGGCGCCTCGGCGTCCCGGTCCGCCAGCAGGGTGACCAGCTGGTCCCGCACGTCGCGGTGGGCGGTCTCGGACGCCGCGGCGGCCGGTTGGGCGTCGACGCCCAGTGCCGCGCCGACGACCCCGTAGCCCCAGACCGCTGCGTGCTCGGCCGCCAGGGCGTCGGCCAGGGCGGCGTTCTCGGTGCCCTCGTCGAGCGTGCCCGCGCCGCCGGTGTCGTCAGCCATCGTCGGATCCCGTCATGCCAGTCGCGTCTCCTGCCCGCGCAGACCGGCGGCGATCGAGCCCAGCAGCGCCGCCCGGGCTCCCGACTGGCCCAGGCAGGCGCTCGCATGCGAGGCGGCGGCCGCGCCGACCTGCGTCCGCAGCCACGCGCGGGTCTGCGGCGCCGGGGGCGCGGGCTCGCCGGCCGGGGTGGCGGACGCCGTGCTGCCCGGCGCGGCCGCCCGCAGCCGCGCCAGCTGCTCGTCGGCCTGGGCCGACAGGTCCGCCGTCTCCGCGCCGAGGCCCGCGTCGGCGGCGGCCGCCGCGGCGAACGCCGCCACCAGTGCCTGCTGCACAGCCACCTGCGCGGCGAGCTCGTCGGCCTGCTGGCTGGTCACCTTCTCCCGCTCGTCCGCGGGCGGCGACGAGCACCCCGCGACCAGGACGGCCAGGCCCGCGGCGGACGCCGCCAGCAGGGTGCGCCGGGAGAACCCTGCCGGCCGCGGGGGAGGAGTGGGAAGCATCGCCTCCCATCCTCGCAGCCGCGGGTGCGGGGAGTCGGCTGACCGTCCAGGCGCGTCCCGCGCCCGCCCGCCCCTCCCCGTGGGTCACTCGCGTCCCACGGTCCTCCCAGGTGCTCGCCCTCCGCCGGGCGGTAGCCTGACCACTCACCCTCGAACCGGCCCCGACCAGCGCCGGAGGCAGCACGACGGACCTCCGTGCGGGACGTCGCCGGCTCGGAGGTCCACTGCGCTCCGCACCGTGCGGCCGCACCGTCCCCGAGGAGGAAGCGTGTCCGCCTCTCGCGGGACCCAGCGCAGCGATCCCGCCACCGCCCGGCTGACCGAGTGGATCGCACCGGTCGTCACCGCCGCCGGTTACGACCTGGAGGAGCTGGTGGTGACCCCCGCGGGGCGGCGCAGCGTCGTCCGGGTGGTGGTCGACCGCGACCGGGGGGTGACCCTCGACGACATCGCCGACGTCAGCCGAGCGGTGTCCGAGGTGCTCGACGAGAAGGACGACGGCATGGGCCGGACCCCGTACGTCCTGGAGGTCACCAGCCCCGGGGTCGACCGGCCGCTCACCGAGCCACGGCACTGGCGGCGGAACACCGGCCGCCTGGTCGCGGTCGCGGTCGGACCGGTCGGCTCCACCGAGCAGGTCACCGGCCGGATCACCGCCGTCGGCGACGCGGGTGTGGAGCTCGCCGTCGAGGCCCCAGGGAAGCCGGGCGCGAAGAAGCGGCCGCCGACTGCCCGCACGGTGCCCTGGGCGCAGCTCGGTGCCGGCCGGGTGCAGGTCGAGTTCGGCCGGGCGGACGCCGTCGCTGGTGACGAGGACGACGACGAGTTCGAGGACGACGAGCCCGAGGACGACGAGCCCGAGGACGACGAGCCCGAGGACGACGAGCCCGAGGACGACGAGCCCGAGGACGATGTCCCGCCGCTGCGAGGAGGAGGACAGTGAACATCGACGTCACCGCGCTCAAGGCGGTGGAGCGGGAGAAGGGCATCCCCGCGGACACGGTGATCGAGGCGATCGAGTCCGCGCTGGTCACCGCGTACCGGCACGCCGACGGCGCCGCCAAGCACGTGCGGGTCCACGTCGACCGCAAGAGCGGCGAGGTGGCCGTCCTCGCCCAGGAGCTGGGCCCGGACGGCGAGGTCGTCCGGGAGTGGGACGACACCCCGACCGACTTCGGCCGGATCGCCGCCAGCACCGCCAAGCAGGTCATCGTCCAGCGGCTGCGCGACGCCGAGCACGAGCAGACCTTCGGCGAGTACGCCGGCAAGGAGGGCGACATCGTCAGCGGCATCGTGCAGGCGCACGACCGCCGTAACGTCCAGGGCACCGTGCTGATCGACATCGGCAAGGTCGAGGCGGTCCTCCCCCGGCGGAGCAGGTGCCCGGCGAGAGTTATCCGCACGGCAGCCGGATCAAGGCCTACGTGGTCTCCGTCGCCCGGACCTTCCGCGG from Blastococcus sp. PRF04-17 encodes the following:
- a CDS encoding M50 family metallopeptidase, which encodes MGPGARPGSHRGRLTLSGILLTVLGIIAFAIGLLFSIAFHELGHFFWARRFGMRVPQFMVGFGPTIFSRTRGETEYGLKAIPLGGYIRIVGMIPPAEEGESKRATRMRSFIAEVRGQALNDVRPGDEGRVFYAKPWWQRVIVMFAGPFHNLVLAVLFFAITLTAVGTSVFSTRIDDVPACVLPAGAATTEERDPCAIPITPAGEVCAPGSDGCALPLRSPAAEAGLRPGDTIVAIAGAPLEPTAYDSWTAVQEAIRSSPGTPLDLTIERDGERRELTVTPIPNTVYAEPGSDETTTAGFLGISPSPTLARQDVGALPGYFGMIVTNSVERLIEIPQRIPQLFRATFLGEERDRNGPIGVVGVGRISGEAFALPQLTGMEKISFFLSMLASVNLVLFLFNLLPIYPLDGGHVAGALYEKARSTVARLRGRPDPGPFDIARLMPVAYLVAGVFIALSALLLIADIVNPITLG
- a CDS encoding GNAT family N-acetyltransferase — its product is MLRTPTARVLDEADEPAVHRLLASDPVGACVLAGRVEAAGTAPSSLGAPLWGVGSGRQLDAVCLAGANLIPFAVPGAERRAAAAFAERARRAGRRCSTIVGPAASVAPLWELLAPYWGPARDHRPRQPLLAIDGPPAVPPEPRVRPVRLDELDILLPAAVAMFTEEVGVSPLRVDGGTGYRARVSELVRGGHSVAWIENGEVLFKAEIGAVSRAACQVQGVWVAPAHRGRGIGTVGTAAVVEYARRSIAPVVSLYVNDFNAPARAAYRRVGFREVGRFASVLF
- a CDS encoding NTF2-like N-terminal transpeptidase domain-containing protein; translation: MRTRRGAALATALLAGLPVVSACSGSSEDDVRAVAQGFLDAWADGDEAGAAQATTDPEAVTALLEQTATDLPGAALNPGIGAVTVDDATATVTWTATWDLAAAPDWTYEATMELREEGDDWQVVAAPTLVHPELGDGQHLVLSRTLPERAQVTDAAGAPLFTPTEVVNVGVDPAQVTDLPALAQALGSATGIAPEDIVADVQAAPAGQFVPVITLRRPQFEAIRAEVFELPGAVFPTETRLLAPTPRFAAALLGRIGEATAEVIEETTVNGVPRYAAGDRLGLSGLQRAYQEQLAGTAGFTVSVVSSDESTGDEGVQLESVPPEPGTPCRRPWCGRSRPRPTTRQPRSPCPRTSSWCARAPARSSRCRPTRRPTPASRWPVGSRRARA
- a CDS encoding ferritin-like domain-containing protein — translated: MADDTGGAGTLDEGTENAALADALAAEHAAVWGYGVVGAALGVDAQPAAAASETAHRDVRDQLVTLLADRDAEAPGAEGGYALPFPVLSEVDAAALAVVLEDGVAAAWVRVLDQAVDRAVREFAVGALVAAEVRAVTWRATAGQNPATTAFPGLPAG
- the rimP gene encoding ribosome maturation factor RimP, translating into MSASRGTQRSDPATARLTEWIAPVVTAAGYDLEELVVTPAGRRSVVRVVVDRDRGVTLDDIADVSRAVSEVLDEKDDGMGRTPYVLEVTSPGVDRPLTEPRHWRRNTGRLVAVAVGPVGSTEQVTGRITAVGDAGVELAVEAPGKPGAKKRPPTARTVPWAQLGAGRVQVEFGRADAVAGDEDDDEFEDDEPEDDEPEDDEPEDDEPEDDEPEDDVPPLRGGGQ